The following are from one region of the Andrena cerasifolii isolate SP2316 chromosome 1, iyAndCera1_principal, whole genome shotgun sequence genome:
- the LOC143369558 gene encoding uncharacterized protein LOC143369558 — MKEFLDGANWLLEHFNYLLGMRCFIFATTVVAALATFGKEHVHIRIHVPEIIKHDESKVIKYEDHGGDDHGGGGGGGGGGGGGHHVIITSPGIGGGGGHGGGFGGGGHGGGFGGSGHGGGFGGSGHGGGFGGSGHGGGFGGSGHGGGFGGSGHGGGFGGSGHGGGGGGGGGGGDHHIVVTGPAIGGGGHGGGFGSGHGGGFGGGHGSGYGGGDIGGGHDIASVESGHGGGGGFGGGHGGGFGGGHGGGFGGGHGGGFGGGHGGGGHSIAIVESSHGGGGGFGGGHGGGHGGGGGFGGGFGGGHGSGGGHGGGGGGGAGFGGGGAGGFGDHHGGGSFGGGGGGGHDDHHGGGSFGGGGGGGHGGGYGGGGGFDDHHGVGFGGGGGGGGFGGGDHHSFGGSSHGGNSISSGFGSSGHSGGGGGGGGHGGGFSGYHKKK; from the exons ATGAAGGAATTTTTAGACGGAGCAAACTGGTTGCTGGAACATTTCAACTATTTACTTGGA ATGAGGTGCTTCATCTTCGCGACGACGGTGGTCGCTGCACTCGCCACTTTCGGCAAAGAACA CGTGCACATAAGGATTCACGTGCCAGAGATAATCAAGCACGACGAGAGCAAAGTAATTAAGTATGAAGACCATGGAGGGGACGATCATggtggaggcggaggcggaggcggaggcggcggTGGTGGACACCATGTTATAATCACTAGTCCTGGaataggaggaggaggaggtcaTGGAGGTGGATTTGGAGGTGGTGGTCATGGAGGTGGATTTGGAGGTAGTGGCCATGGAGGTGGATTCGGAGGTAGCGGTCATGGTGGAGGATTCGGAGGTAGTGGCCACGGAGGAGGATTCGGAGGTAGCGGTCATGGAGGAGGATTCGGAGGTAGCGGTCATGGAGGAGGATTCGGAGGTAGTGGAcacggtggaggaggaggaggaggaggtggtggtggtgacCATCATATCGTGGTCACTGGACCTGCGATAGGAGGAGGCGGTCATGGAGGAGGATTTGGCAGTGGCCATGGTGGAGGGTTTGGAGGTGGTCACGGTAGTGGATATGGAGGAGGCGATATTGGTGGTGGACACGATATTGCCAGTGTGGAAAGTGGCCACGGGGGGGGAGGAGGATTTGGAGGTGGTCATGGAGGAGGATTTGGAGGTGGGCATGGGGGAGGATTTGGAGGTGGGCATGGCGGAGGATTTGGAGGTGGCCATGGAGGCGGTGGGCACAGTATCGCCATTGTGGAAAGTAGCCATGGGGGTGGAGGAGGATTTGGTGGTGGCCATGGAGGTGGCCATGGAGGTGGAGGAGGCTTTGGAGGCGGCTTTGGAGGCGGCCACGGAAGTGGAGGCGGTcatggaggtggaggaggaggaggagcaggTTTTGGAG GAGGTGGTGCAGGAGGATTCGGCGACCATCATGGCGGTGGAAGtttcggaggaggaggaggaggaggtcaCGACGACCATCATGGCGGTGGAAGtttcggaggaggaggaggaggaggtcaCGGTGGTGGATACGGAGGTGGTGGAGGATTCGATGACCATCATGGCGTAGGTTTtgggggtggaggaggaggaggtggattCGGTGGTGGCGATCATCATTCCTTTGGAGGCAGTAGTCATGGTGGCAATAGCATATCTTCTGGCTTTGGTAGCAG CGGGCacagcggcggcggcggcggcggtgggGGTCACGGTGGCGGTTTCTCAGGCTACcacaagaagaaataa
- the LOC143377895 gene encoding signal peptidase complex subunit 1-like, with protein sequence MSSWVEYIKSVPTHMDYDGQGRADELSKIIILLFAVVGLIWGYLIQQLSQTMYILIGGCALAALITIPPWPMYRRKPLDWQKPQASVTAKSKKKK encoded by the exons ATGAGTTCATGGGTAGAATATATCAAGTCTGTTCCGACGCATATG GACTATGATGGCCAGGGTCGAGCAGATGAATTGTCAAAGATTATCATACTACTGTTTGCT GTGGTTGGATTAATATGGGGATACCTTATCCAGCAACTCTCGCAGACAATGTACATACTGATCGGTGGGTGCGCCTTGGCAGCATTGATAACGATACCGCCGTGGCCAATGTATCGGCGTAAGCCATTGGACTGGCAGAAGCCACAAGCCAGTGTCACGGCCAAGtcaaagaagaaaaaataa
- the LOC143373664 gene encoding uncharacterized protein LOC143373664 encodes MIEGLGGVHAGNISLVPVPFTDYASVYKARQDPVLLLTLVLSIALVSSMPSPGGGKHEHTHFIIHVPELIHKHHHTHVKKIHIMKPEEDEGHEQHVEEW; translated from the exons ATGATAGAAG GGTTGGGTGGGGTGCACGCTGGAAATATTTCGCTCGTTCCTGTACCGTTCACTGATTATGCTTCCGTTTATAAGGCTCGCCAGGATCCC GTCCTTCTTCTTACGCTGGTCCTTTCGATCGCACTGGTGTCTTCCATGCCTTCCCCTGGCGGTGGCAAACACGAACA CACACACTTCATCATCCACGTGCCAGAACTCATTCACAAGCATCATCACACGCACGTGAAAAAGATCCACATAATGAAGCCTGAAGAGGACGAGGGACACGAGCAGCACGTGGAAGAATGGTGA
- the LOC143369550 gene encoding uncharacterized protein LOC143369550, with the protein MRSHAIALIVFGILAVALSSPVPGGYHGSHHHVRVHVPYHVHTVHHHHVKKIPVHHVEKVPVPVPIPIHHVQKVPVPYPVHHVEKVHVPVPVVEKVPVAVPVHHEKQWW; encoded by the exons ATGCGCTCCCACGCCATCGCT TTAATCGTGTTCGGAATACTGGCCGTGGCCTTGTCTTCGCCTGTGCCAGGCGGCTACCACGG TTCGCACCACCACGTTCGCGTCCACGTGCCTTATCACGTGCACACGGTCCATCATCATCATGTGAAGAAGATACCCGTACACCACGTCGAGAAGGTGCCCGTCCCCGTTCCAATTCCCATCCATCACGTGCAGAAGGTGCCTGTTCCGTACCCGGTTCATCACGTCGAAAAAGTTCACGTACCTGTTCCAGTGGTCGAGAAAGTCCCCGTAGCTGTGCCTGTCCATCACGAGAAGCAATGGTGGTAG
- the LOC143373672 gene encoding uncharacterized protein LOC143373672, with amino-acid sequence MRCSVFCILVLAVGEPLVAYANRVVLVVPQQVRRSHAVPLRPAAPRYRKSSHGGDLHFRRYHGPYGSKKPLFPNPPFPHGGDDFDQGHENVNHVQIPYGKEISHAVSYGKGYIPYDRIKDSLSLGRERYPESQEHKQPEPEYASTSYTSTGPEFFPDPDSALSYDERRNDLQSLQKLYSSRSIEKDLTANIDLGGSLDQGKGKGQGQGQLLLLQQKAAELYRNVSPQPQGDVILPSGIPAATIGGSKEGIVLRDTVSLDHYQQNLREMTKSWPQFLATGATTGFQNQQVSQPVSNFAASVSWPLSFAQPKQGYAVKEDTMEPPHDFRNMPIQTNSFQAFALPVNTVNTMNAALPSFAQTVHG; translated from the exons ATGCGGTGCTCG GTTTTCTGTATTTTGGTGCTGGCGGTCGGCGAGCCTCTCGTTGCCTATGC CAATAGGGTGGTGCTAGTGGTCCCGCAGCAAGTAAGGCGCAGCCACGCGGTACCTTTGCGACCAGCTGCCCCTCGTTACAGGAAATCGTCGCATGGCGGAGACTTGCACTTTCGCCGGTATCACGGCCCCTATGGCTCGAAGAAACCTCTGTTCCCCAATCCGCCCTTCCCTCACGGAGGAGACGACTTCGACCAAGGCCACGAGAACGTGAACCACGTGCAGATACCTTACGGAAAGGAAATTAGCCACGCGGTATCTTATGGCAAAGGGTACATCCCTTACGACCGTATTAAGGACAGCTTATCTCTTGGCCGCGAAAG GTACCCAGAGTCGCAGGAGCACAAACAGCCGGAGCCAGAGTACGCGTCGACCTCTTACACCTCGACAGGGCCCGAGTTCTTTCCGGACCCGGACAGCGCGCTCAGCTACGACGAGAGGAGAAACGACCTACAGTCCCTGCAGAAGCTCTACTCGTCCAGGTCCATAGAGAAGGATCTGACCGCGAACATCGATCTCGGCGGGTCGCTCGACCAGGGGAAGGGGAAAGGGCAGGGGCAGGGGCAGCTTCTCCTGCTACAGCAGAAGGCGGCGGAGCTGTATAGGAACGTGTCCCCTCAGCCTCAAGGCGACGTGATACTGCCCTCCGGAATCCCAGCCGCCACCATCGGAGGCAGCAAGGAGGGCATCGTTCTGAGGGATACGGTGTCTTTGGACCACTACCAGCAGAATCTCCGAGAAATGACCAAGTCCTGGCCCCAGTTCCTAGCTACTGGAGCAACCACTGGTTTCCAGAACCAGCAGGTTAGCCAGCCTGTTTCAAATTTTGCTGCCTCCGTCAGCTGGCCCCTGAGCTTCGCTCAACCGAAACAGGGGTACGCTGTGAAGGAGGACACCATGGAACCGCCGCACGATTTTAGGAACATGCCTATTCAGACCAACTCCTTCCAGGCGTTCGCTTTACCAGTGAACACGGTAAACACGATGAACGCTGCCCTTCCGTCCTTTGCGCAGACCGTCCACGGGTAG
- the Spase12 gene encoding signal peptidase complex subunit Spase12, with protein sequence MSSWVQYVKSIPTHMDYDGQARAERLSRIIITLFGVVGLVWGYVIQQFSQTIYILGAGFLMAALITVPPWPMYRRKPLDWQKPQSEASIKPKKKK encoded by the exons ATGAGCTCGTGGGTACAGTATGTCAAATCCATCCCGACGCATATG GACTACGATGGTCAAGCTCGGGCAGAAAGATTATCGAGGATCATCATAACCTTATTTGGT GTAGTGGGACTAGTATGGGGATACGTCATCCAGCAGTTCTCGCAAACAATATATATCCTCGGTGCCGGTTTCCTGATGGCTGCTTTAATCACTGTGCCACCTTGGCCAATGTACCGCCGCAAGCCTTTGGACTGGCAGAAGCCGCAGTCCGAAGCCAGTATTAAGCCCAAGAAAAAGAAGTAG